Proteins encoded together in one Musa acuminata AAA Group cultivar baxijiao chromosome BXJ3-6, Cavendish_Baxijiao_AAA, whole genome shotgun sequence window:
- the LOC135641516 gene encoding receptor protein-tyrosine kinase CEPR1-like isoform X1, with translation MAIVAATALAVSFLLVLLAVSLGASVQESQFSFLSLLKQSLQGPSMARWDFNGSSPCNFPGIACDDNEYVVEIDLSSWLLTGGFPPAVCESLPGLRVLRLGFNEIRNGFPVDLLGCSFLEELNCSHAKIAGAVPDLSPLQSLRSIDLSNNKFTGEFPISVTNITGLEVININENPGFDVWRLPENITALTRLRVLILSTTSMRGDIPPWIGNMTSLTDLELSGNFLVGRIPPTIGKLANLQLLELYYNKLTGEIPNELGNLTRLIDIDVSDNHLVGSIPDSISSLPGLQVLQVYTNNLTGKIPRVLGNSTALTILSIYGNSLTGELPPNLGQFSNLIVLEVSENRLSGELPRHVCAGGQLLYFLVLRNNFSGGLPETYAECKSLLRFRVNDNQLGGWVPDGLFGLPHASIIDLGFNRFEGVISKSIGNAKNLTALFLPNNRISGALPPEIASATSLVKIDLSNNLLSGPIPAEMGNLIGLNQLSLQGNRLDSSIPESLSSLRSLNVLNLSNNLLTGEIPDSLCDLLPNSLDFSNNRLWGPIPLPLIKEGLIDSVSGNPHLCVPFHVNLSNPIFALCPKPNLRRRLNNMWIIGVSAMLSIAGVLLLVKRWFGRKNIPIEQDGFSSSSSSSYDVTSFHKLSFEQHEIVEALIDKNIIGHGGSGTVYKIELSNGELVAVKKLWSRKTKDRSPDQLYLDRELRTEVETLGSIRHKNIVKLYCCFSGIDSKLLVYEYMPNGNLWDALHQGKSFLNWPTRHKIAVGVAQGLAYLHHDLLFPIVHRDIKTSNILLDADFEPKVADFGIAKVLQARGDRDTSTTVIAGTYGYLAPEYAYSSKATTKCDVYSFGVVLMELVTGKKPIEPEFGESRDIIHWVSSKMCTKEGAMEVLDKQVSWNPMKEEMVQVLRIAIRCTCSNPTLRPTMNEVVQLLIEAQPCKPDATGSSFKLKD, from the exons ATGGCCATCGTGGCCGCTACAGCCCTCGCGGTCTCCTTCCTCCTTGTCCTCCTCGCAGTCTCCCTCGGTGCCTCCGTCCAAGAGTCCCAATTCAGCTTCCTCTCCCTTCTGAAACAGTCCCTTCAAGGTCCATCCATGGCGCGCTGGGACTTCAACGGCAGCTCCCCATGCAACTTCCCCGGAATCGCTTGTGACGACAACGAGTACGTGGTGGAGATCGACCTGTCGTCGTGGCTTCTGACGGGCGGCTTCCCGCCCGCCGTCTGCGAGTCTCTTCCAGGGCTCCGTGTCCTCCGTCTGGGCTTCAATGAGATCCGTAATGGCTTCCCGGTAGACCTCCTCGGCTGTTCCTTCTTGGAAGAGCTCAACTGCAGCCACGCCAAGATCGCCGGTGCCGTCCCTGATCTCTCGCCGCTCCAGTCTCTGCGCTCCATCGATCTATCCAACAACAAATTTACCGGCGAATTCCCGATATCCGTCACCAACATCACCGGACTCGAGGTCATCAACATCAACGAGAACCCGGGCTTCGACGTGTGGAGGCTGCCGGAGAACATTACTGCGCTAACCAGGCTCAGAGTCCTGATCCTTTCCACCACGTCCATGCGAGGCGACATCCCGCCGTGGATCGGCAACATGACGTCGCTCACGGACCTCGAACTCAGCGGCAATTTCCTCGTGGGCCGGATTCCGCCGACGATCGGCAAGCTGGCGAATCTGCAGCTGTTGGAGCTTTACTACAACAAGCTCACCGGAGAGATACCCAACGAGCTGGGGAACCTGACGAGGTTGATCGACATAGACGTGTCGGATAACCACTTGGTCGGCAGCATACCGGACAGCATCAGCAGCCTCCCTGGCCTCCAAGTTCTGCAAGTCTACACCAATAACCTCACCGGAAAGATCCCCCGAGTGCTCGGGAATTCGACGGCGCTGACGATCCTGTCCATCTACGGGAATTCGCTGACCGGAGAACTCCCGCCCAACCTCGGCCAGTTCTCGAACCTGATCGTGTTGGAGGTTTCAGAGAACCGGttgtccggcgagcttccgaggcATGTCTGTGCCGGCGGCCAGCTGCTCTACTTTCTGGTGCTGAGGAACAACTTCTCCGGCGGACTGCCGGAGACCTACGCGGAATGCAAGTCTCTGCTCCGGTTCCGAGTCAACGACAACCAGCTCGGCGGTTGGGTGCCCGATGGCCTCTTCGGGCTTCCTCACGCATCCATCATCGACCTCGGTTTCAACCGTTTCGAAGGCGTCATCTCCAAGTCCATCGGCAACGCCAAGAACTTGACCGCGCTGTTCTTGCCGAACAACCGTATCTCCGGCGCTCTGCCGCCGGAAATCGCGTCGGCGACTAGTCTGGTGAAGATTGATCTTAGCAACAACCTCTTGTCGGGGCCAATCCCTGCTGAGATGGGCAATTTAATCGGCCTCAACCAGCTATCGCTGCAGGGGAACAGACTGGACTCGTCCATCCCAGAATCTCTATCCTCGTTGAGGTCTCTCAATGTCCTCAACCTCTCCAACAATCTTCTGACAGGAGAAATCCCCGACAGTCTCTGCGATTTGCTTCCCAATTCACTAGATTTCTCGAACAACCGGCTTTGGGGGCCAATCCCGCTCCCTCTGATCAAAGAAGGCCTCATCGACAGCGTCTCGGGAAACCCACATCTCTGCGTTCCATTCCATGTGAACCTGAGCAACCCCATCTTTGCTCTCTGTCCAAAGCCTAACCTTCGTCGTAGGCTCAACAACATGTGGATCATTGGAGTCTCCGCAATGCTCTCCATCGCCGGTGTTCTCCTGCTCGTGAAGCGCTGGTTCGGCAGGAAGAACATACCGATCGAACAGGAcggcttctcttcctcctcctcctcctcctacgacGTCACGAGCTTCCACAAGCTCAGCTTCGAGCAGCACGAGATCGTGGAGGCGTTGATAGACAAGAACATCATCGGCCATGGCGGCTCCGGCACCGTGTACAAGATCGAGTTGAGCAATGGTGAGTTGGTCGCTGTCAAAAAGCTGTGGAGCAGGAAGACCAAGGATCGATCGCCGGATCAACTCTACCTCGACAGGGAGCTGAGAACAGAGGTGGAGACACTAGGGAGCATCAGGCACAAGAACATCGTGAAGCTGTACTGCTGCTTCTCGGGCATCGACAGCAAGCTCCTggtctacgagtacatgcccaATGGAAACCTATGGGACGCTCTTCACCAGGGGAAGAGCTTCCTGAATTGGCCAACCAGGCACAAGATCGCGGTTGGCGTAGCGCAAGGATTGGCCTATCTGCATCATGACCTGCTGTTTCCGATCGTTCACCGAGACATCAAGACATCTAACATTCTTCTTGATGCAGATTTCGAACCCAAGGTTGCCGATTTCGGCATCGCAAAGGTCTTGCAAGCAAGAGGAGACCGCGACACTTCCACCACAGTGATCGCTGGCACATATGGCTATCTAGCTCCTG AGTATGCTTATTCGTCGAAAGCCACTACCAAGTGCGATGTGTACAGCTTCGGTGTGGTGCTGATGGAGCTGGTCACAGGAAAGAAGCCGATCGAGCCGGAGTTCGGGGAGAGCAGAGACATCATCCACTGGGTATCGAGCAAGATGTGCACCAAGGAAGGTGCAATGGAGGTACTGGACAAGCAGGTCTCATGGAACCCAATGAAAGAGGAGATGGTGCAGGTACTCAGGATCGCCATTCGCTGCACCTGCAGCAACCCAACTCTGCGTCCAACCATGAACGAGGTGGTCCAGCTCCTGATCGAGGCTCAGCCATGCAAGCCTGACGCCACCGGATCATCCTTCAAGCTCAAAGACTGA
- the LOC135641516 gene encoding receptor protein-tyrosine kinase CEPR1-like isoform X2, whose translation MAIVAATALAVSFLLVLLAVSLGASVQESQFSFLSLLKQSLQGPSMARWDFNGSSPCNFPGIACDDNEYVVEIDLSSWLLTGGFPPAVCESLPGLRVLRLGFNEIRNGFPVDLLGCSFLEELNCSHAKIAGAVPDLSPLQSLRSIDLSNNKFTGEFPISVTNITGLEVININENPGFDVWRLPENITALTRLRVLILSTTSMRGDIPPWIGNMTSLTDLELSGNFLVGRIPPTIGKLANLQLLELYYNKLTGEIPNELGNLTRLIDIDVSDNHLVGSIPDSISSLPGLQVLQVYTNNLTGKIPRVLGNSTALTILSIYGNSLTGELPPNLGQFSNLIVLEVSENRLSGELPRHVCAGGQLLYFLVLRNNFSGGLPETYAECKSLLRFRVNDNQLGGWVPDGLFGLPHASIIDLGFNRFEGVISKSIGNAKNLTALFLPNNRISGALPPEIASATSLVKIDLSNNLLSGPIPAEMGNLIGLNQLSLQGNRLDSSIPESLSSLRSLNVLNLSNNLLTGEIPDSLCDLLPNSLDFSNNRLWGPIPLPLIKEGLIDSVSGNPHLCVPFHVNLSNPIFALCPKPNLRRRLNNMWIIGVSAMLSIAGVLLLVKRWFGRKNIPIEQDGFSSSSSSSYDVTSFHKLSFEQHEIVEALIDKNIIGHGGSGTVYKIELSNGELVAVKKLWSRKTKDRSPDQLYLDRELRTEVETLGSIRHKNIVKLYCCFSGIDSKLLVYEYMPNGNLWDALHQGKSFLNWPTRHKIAVGVAQGLAYLHHDLLFPIVHRDIKTSNILLDADFEPKVADFGIAKVLQARGDRDTSTTVIAGTYGYLAPDLG comes from the exons ATGGCCATCGTGGCCGCTACAGCCCTCGCGGTCTCCTTCCTCCTTGTCCTCCTCGCAGTCTCCCTCGGTGCCTCCGTCCAAGAGTCCCAATTCAGCTTCCTCTCCCTTCTGAAACAGTCCCTTCAAGGTCCATCCATGGCGCGCTGGGACTTCAACGGCAGCTCCCCATGCAACTTCCCCGGAATCGCTTGTGACGACAACGAGTACGTGGTGGAGATCGACCTGTCGTCGTGGCTTCTGACGGGCGGCTTCCCGCCCGCCGTCTGCGAGTCTCTTCCAGGGCTCCGTGTCCTCCGTCTGGGCTTCAATGAGATCCGTAATGGCTTCCCGGTAGACCTCCTCGGCTGTTCCTTCTTGGAAGAGCTCAACTGCAGCCACGCCAAGATCGCCGGTGCCGTCCCTGATCTCTCGCCGCTCCAGTCTCTGCGCTCCATCGATCTATCCAACAACAAATTTACCGGCGAATTCCCGATATCCGTCACCAACATCACCGGACTCGAGGTCATCAACATCAACGAGAACCCGGGCTTCGACGTGTGGAGGCTGCCGGAGAACATTACTGCGCTAACCAGGCTCAGAGTCCTGATCCTTTCCACCACGTCCATGCGAGGCGACATCCCGCCGTGGATCGGCAACATGACGTCGCTCACGGACCTCGAACTCAGCGGCAATTTCCTCGTGGGCCGGATTCCGCCGACGATCGGCAAGCTGGCGAATCTGCAGCTGTTGGAGCTTTACTACAACAAGCTCACCGGAGAGATACCCAACGAGCTGGGGAACCTGACGAGGTTGATCGACATAGACGTGTCGGATAACCACTTGGTCGGCAGCATACCGGACAGCATCAGCAGCCTCCCTGGCCTCCAAGTTCTGCAAGTCTACACCAATAACCTCACCGGAAAGATCCCCCGAGTGCTCGGGAATTCGACGGCGCTGACGATCCTGTCCATCTACGGGAATTCGCTGACCGGAGAACTCCCGCCCAACCTCGGCCAGTTCTCGAACCTGATCGTGTTGGAGGTTTCAGAGAACCGGttgtccggcgagcttccgaggcATGTCTGTGCCGGCGGCCAGCTGCTCTACTTTCTGGTGCTGAGGAACAACTTCTCCGGCGGACTGCCGGAGACCTACGCGGAATGCAAGTCTCTGCTCCGGTTCCGAGTCAACGACAACCAGCTCGGCGGTTGGGTGCCCGATGGCCTCTTCGGGCTTCCTCACGCATCCATCATCGACCTCGGTTTCAACCGTTTCGAAGGCGTCATCTCCAAGTCCATCGGCAACGCCAAGAACTTGACCGCGCTGTTCTTGCCGAACAACCGTATCTCCGGCGCTCTGCCGCCGGAAATCGCGTCGGCGACTAGTCTGGTGAAGATTGATCTTAGCAACAACCTCTTGTCGGGGCCAATCCCTGCTGAGATGGGCAATTTAATCGGCCTCAACCAGCTATCGCTGCAGGGGAACAGACTGGACTCGTCCATCCCAGAATCTCTATCCTCGTTGAGGTCTCTCAATGTCCTCAACCTCTCCAACAATCTTCTGACAGGAGAAATCCCCGACAGTCTCTGCGATTTGCTTCCCAATTCACTAGATTTCTCGAACAACCGGCTTTGGGGGCCAATCCCGCTCCCTCTGATCAAAGAAGGCCTCATCGACAGCGTCTCGGGAAACCCACATCTCTGCGTTCCATTCCATGTGAACCTGAGCAACCCCATCTTTGCTCTCTGTCCAAAGCCTAACCTTCGTCGTAGGCTCAACAACATGTGGATCATTGGAGTCTCCGCAATGCTCTCCATCGCCGGTGTTCTCCTGCTCGTGAAGCGCTGGTTCGGCAGGAAGAACATACCGATCGAACAGGAcggcttctcttcctcctcctcctcctcctacgacGTCACGAGCTTCCACAAGCTCAGCTTCGAGCAGCACGAGATCGTGGAGGCGTTGATAGACAAGAACATCATCGGCCATGGCGGCTCCGGCACCGTGTACAAGATCGAGTTGAGCAATGGTGAGTTGGTCGCTGTCAAAAAGCTGTGGAGCAGGAAGACCAAGGATCGATCGCCGGATCAACTCTACCTCGACAGGGAGCTGAGAACAGAGGTGGAGACACTAGGGAGCATCAGGCACAAGAACATCGTGAAGCTGTACTGCTGCTTCTCGGGCATCGACAGCAAGCTCCTggtctacgagtacatgcccaATGGAAACCTATGGGACGCTCTTCACCAGGGGAAGAGCTTCCTGAATTGGCCAACCAGGCACAAGATCGCGGTTGGCGTAGCGCAAGGATTGGCCTATCTGCATCATGACCTGCTGTTTCCGATCGTTCACCGAGACATCAAGACATCTAACATTCTTCTTGATGCAGATTTCGAACCCAAGGTTGCCGATTTCGGCATCGCAAAGGTCTTGCAAGCAAGAGGAGACCGCGACACTTCCACCACAGTGATCGCTGGCACATATGGCTATCTAGCTCCTG ATCTGGGATGA
- the LOC135641130 gene encoding receptor-like protein kinase 7 yields the protein MHHRFLLLLLLPLFLCLAPRGTPTTAEELRILLQFKASLQTAANSTAFRSWDASNPTCSFDGIRCDSNGSVSEIDLTSAGISGEIPFDSLCRLPSLSALSLGYNGLHGAISDDLRNCTGLRRLDLAFNHLAGAVPDLAPLDKLQVLNLSDNAITGAFPWSSLAGLTDLEVLSVGDNPFDPSPFPKVVLNLTKLNRLFLSDSNIHGEIPPSIGNLTELIDVEIADNFLTGGIPPEIAKLSGLWLLEMYNNSITGTIPAGFGNLSRLAYFDASENQLEGDLSELRHLTNLISLQLFQNDLSGEVPPEFGDFRYLTNLSLYTNRFNGTLPAKLGSWTEFNYIDVSTNFFTGGIPPDMCKKGTMIKLLMLENRFTGEIPASYANCSSLVRFRVNKNSLSGEVPAGLWSLPNLNILDLAINQFEGPIGVGIGNAKSLYQLYLDDNQFSGQLPLELGEAESIVSIDLSHNEFSGEIPASIGGLRNLVSLDFESNTFSGAIPDAIGSCLSLSSVNLAKNNLSGPIPTSLGELTRLNSLNLSDNQLSGKIPASLSTLKLSSLDLSNNRLTGAVPAGLDIAAYSRSLAGNPGLCIDGVGANNLSSLRRCSTAQSGSSDGLRTILTCIFSIAAVFLAFLGLYIVLKKRRADACGGGGGDRAVVKDLSWDMKSFRILTFDEQDIVDAIKPDNLIGKGGSGEVYRVELASGEVVAVKQIWCDPVGGAKERSTAAMLVARGRRRPAAREFEAEVGTLSAVRHVNVVKLYCSITSEECHLLVYEHLPKGSLWDRLHGSTEAGKMELGWEERYEIAVGAARGLEYLHHGWDRPILHRDVKSSNILLDDCLKPRIADFGLAKVLHSAAAGGAEEASSAHVIAGTHGYIAPEYAYTWKVNEKSDVYSFGVVLMELVTGRQPIEAEYGEDKDIVYWATRRMSSRESVAAVVDGRIQEPAREEAVKVLRVAALCTARLPAMRPSMRTVVQMLEEATSGRALAAIISKGDKAEHGVYMAEGKRVNEKPVM from the exons ATGCACcaccgcttcctcctcctcctcctcctccctctcttcctgTGCCTCGCTCCCAGAGGCACTCCAACCACGGCCGAGGAGCTCCGAATCCTGTTGCAATTCAAAGCATCCCTCCAGACCGCCGCCAACAGCACCGCGTTCCGATCTTGGGACGCGAGTAACCCCACCTGTAGCTTCGATGGAATCAGGTGCGATTCCAATGGATCCGTATCCGAGATCGACCTCACGAGCGCTGGCATTTCGGGCGAGATACCCTTCGATTCCCTCTGCCGCCTCCCCTCGCTCTCCGCGCTCTCCCTCGGCTATAATGGCCTCCACGGCGCCATCTCCGATGACCTCCGGAACTGCACCGGCCTCCGCCGCCTTGATCTCGCCTTCAACCACCTCGCCGGCGCCGTCCCCGACCTGGCGCCGCTCGACAAGCTCCAAGTGTTGAACCTCTCTGATAACGCCATCACCGGTGCTTTCCCGTGGAGTTCGCTCGCCGGCCTCACCGATCTGGAAGTGCTCAGCGTCGGGGATAACCCCTTCGATCCCAGTCCTTTCCCGAAGGTGGTTCTGAACTTGACCAAGCTCAACCGGCTCTTCCTCTCTGACAGCAACATCCACGGCGAAATCCCGCCGTCGATCGGGAACTTGACCGAGCTCATCGACGTGGAGATCGCCGACAATTTTCTCACCGGCGGGATCCCGCCGGAGATCGCGAAGCTCTCTGGACTCTGGCTACTGGAGATGTATAACAACTCGATCACCGGGACCATTCCAGCTGGGTTCGGCAACCTCTCCCGACTGGCCTACTTCGACGCGTCGGAGAATCAATTGGAAGGCGACCTCTCGGAGCTCCGGCACTTGACGAACCTCATCTCGCTACAGCTGTTTCAAAACGACCTCTCCGGTGAGGTGCCGCCGGAGTTCGGGGACTTCCGGTACCTCACCAACCTCTCGCTGTACACGAACCGGTTCAACGGGACGCTACCGGCGAAGCTCGGCAGCTGGACGGAGTTCAACTATATCGACGTGTCGACCAACTTCTTCACCGGTGGGATCCCACCGGACATGTGCAAGAAGGGCACGATGATAAAGCTTCTGATGCTGGAGAACAGATTCACCGGGGAGATTCCGGCCAGCTACGCCAACTGCTCGTCTCTGGTTCGGTTCAGGGTGAACAAAAATTCGCTCTCCGGGGAGGTTCCCGCCGGGCTCTGGAGCCTGCCCAATTTGAACATACTCGACCTCGCCATCAACCAGTTCGAAGGCCCAATTGGCGTCGGGATCGGCAACGCCAAGTCTCTGTACCAGCTGTATCTCGATGACAACCAGTTCTCCGGCCAGCTTCCGCTGGAGCTCGGAGAAGCGGAGTCCATAGTCAGCATAGACTTGTCGCATAACGAGTTCTCCGGCGAGATCCCAGCGAGCATTGGGGGGCTAAGGAACCTTGTCAGTCTTGATTTCGAGAGCAACACCTTCTCCGGCGCGATCCCGGATGCGATCGGTTCGTGCCTCTCGTTGAGCTCTGTCAACCTCGCCAAGAACAACCTGTCCGGGCCGATCCCGACGAGCCTCGGCGAACTGACGCGGCTCAACTCGCTGAATCTCTCCGACAACCAGCTCTCCGGCAAGATCCCGGCGAGCCTCAGCACGCTGAAGCTCTCCTCCCTTGACCTCTCCAATAACCGCCTCACCGGCGCCGTCCCCGCGGGTCTCGACATCGCCGCATACAGCAGGAGCCTCGCCGGGAACCCCGGACTCTGCATCGATGGTGTCGGCGCCAACAACCTCAGCTCGCTCAGGCGCTGCTCTACCGCCCAGAGCGGCTCCTCGGACGGGCTCCGCACCATCCTCACCTGCATTTTCTCGATCGCCGCCGTCTTCCTCGCCTTCCTCGGCCTCTACATCGTCCTAAAGAAGCGCCGAGCTGACGCATGCGGTGGAGGCGGCGGCGACCGCGCCGTCGTGAAGGACCTGTCGTGGGACATGAAGTCGTTCCGGATCCTGACCTTCGACGAGCAGGATATCGTCGACGCGATCAAGCCGGACAACCTCATCGGGAAGGGCGGGTCGGGGGAGGTGTACAGGGTGGAGCTGGCGAGCGGGGAGGTGGTGGCGGTGAAGCAGATATGGTGCGACCCGGTGGGGGGAGCGAAGGAGCGGAGCACGGCAGCGATGCTGGTAGCGCGGGGGCGGAGGAGGCCGGCGGCGAGGGAGTTCGAGGCAGAGGTGGGGACCCTGAGCGCGGTGCGGCACGTCAACGTGGTGAAGCTGTACTGCAGCATCACGAGCGAGGAATGCCACCTGCTGGTGTACGAGCACCTTCCCAAAGGGAGCCTCTGGGACCGGCTTCACGGATCCACGGAGGCGGGGAAGATGGAATTGGGGTGGGAGGAGAGGTACGAGATCGCAGTGGGGGCGGCGCGGGGGCTGGAATACCTGCACCACGGCTGGGACCGCCCCATCCTCCACCGGGACGTCAAGTCTAGCAACATCCTCCTCGACGACTGTCTCAAGCCCCGCATCGCCGACTTCGGCCTCGCCAAGGTACTGCACTCCGCTGCCGCCGGAGGAGCAGAGGAGGCATCCTCCGCTCATGTCATCGCCGGCACCCACGGCTACATCGCCCCAG AGTACGCGTACACATGGAAGGTGAACGAGAAGAgcgacgtgtacagcttcggggTGGTGCTGATGGAGCTGGTGACCGGACGGCAGCCGATAGAGGCGGAATACGGCGAGGACAAGGACATCGTCTACTGGGCGACGAGGAGGATGAGCAGCCGGGAGAGCGTGGCGGCCGTGGTGGACGGGAGGATCCAGGAGCCGGCGAGAGAGGAAGCCGTGAAGGTTCTACGTGTCGCGGCGCTGTGCACGGCCAGACTGCCGGCCATGCGGCCGTCGATGCGGACAGTGGTCCAGATGCTGGAGGAGGCCACGAGCGGCCGAGCCCTCGCTGCAATCATCAGCAAGGGCGACAAGGCGGAGCACGGCGTGTATATGGCCGAAGGGAAACGCGTGAATGAGAAGCCCGTGATGTGA
- the LOC103989591 gene encoding cyclin-T1-3 — protein sequence MAGDSPRTFSYDRDEEVKLPGASWYLSRKDIEDNSPSRRDGTDLKKETYLRKSYCTFLQDLGMRLKVPQVTIATAIVFSHRFFLRQSHAKNDRRTIATVCMFLAGKVEETPRPLKDVILVSYEIIHKKDPTAVQRIKQREVYEQQKELILLGERLVLATLGFDLNVQHPYKPLVEAIKKFKIAQNALAQVAWNFVNDGLRTSLCLQFKSHHIAAGAIFLAAKFLKVKLPSDGEKVWWQEFDVTPRQLEEISNQMLELYEQNRPALSSQGNETEGSSASGVSHRAPAKTPVDVEEPTTQSGYSYVSKNATMQSSSTHSLSEQPHSDKHSGSSSVVHTDANDHTRHGPRAVVSDNKVGVGVKDHWHHEPLSNPDTMGSTFHHRPEQPGEELVSDGTEGMVETREKNSIYNEGSKVDSPMVDAMKKIDKDKVKAALEKRRKSRADNAKKVDLMDDDDLIERELEHGVELAVEDERNKQTGRSWSKPTYRQESHSSDHVMEIGYHGSQKATENAEEGELSVDSQGIHSPESSNKKRKAVSSPGKHFSAKNGYDLPHYHVPSKRQETREDMRRLERGERDHKRLRQEN from the exons ATGGCTGGAGATAGCCCAAGGACGTTCTCATATGACAGGGATGAGGAAGTTAAACTGCCTGGAGCTTCTTGGTATCTAAGTCGTAAGGATATTGAAGACAACTCTCCGTCTAGGAGAGATGGCACTGATCTCAAGAAAGAAACTTATCTTCGAAAGTCTTACTGCACATTTCTGCAAGATTTAGGCATGAGACTGAAAGT ACCTCAAGTAACAATAGCCACTGCAATTGTATTCAGTCACCGGTTTTTTCTTCGCCAATCTCATGCAAAAAATGACCGGAGA ACTATTGCTACTGTTTGCATGTTTTTGGCGGGAAAAGTAGAAGAAACTCCTCGGCCATTGAAGGATGTCATTCTTGTTTCTTATGAGATTATACATAAAAAGGATCCTACTGCAGTCCAACGAATTAAACAGAGG GAAGTATATGAACAGCAGAAAGAATTGATTTTACTCGGGGAACGATTGGTACTTGCAACTCTTGGTTTTGACCTCAATGTGCAGCATCCATACAAACCTCTTGTTGAAGCAATAAAGAAGTTTAAAATTGCTCAAAATGCCCTTGCACAAGTTGCTTGGAATTTTGTCAATGATGG GCTCCGTACTTCGCTATGTCTGCAATTTAAGTCCCACCATATAGCAGCTGGTGCTATTTTCCTGGCAGCCAAGTTTCTAAAAGTAAAGCTTCCTTCAGATGGTGAAAAGGTCTGGTGGCAGGAATTTGATGTTACCCCTCGACAGTTGGAAG AGATTAGCAATCAAATGTTGGAACTTTATGAGCAAAACCGTCCAGCACTGTCTTCCCAAGGAAATGAAACCGAAGGTAGTTCAGCCAGTGGGGTCAGCCACCGTGCTCCTGCAAAAACTCCTGTTGACGTTGAGGAGCCTACCACACAAAGTGGATATTCTTATGTGTCAAAAAATGCTACCATGCAGAGTAGTTCAACTCATTCTCTGTCTGAACAACCTCACTCAGATAAGCATAGTGGAAGCAGTAGTGTTGTGCATACTGATGCTAACGACCACACTAGGCACGGACCAAGAGCTGTAGTTTCTGATAACAAAGTTGGAGTTGGAGTCAAGGATCACTGGCATCATGAGCCACTGAGCAATCCAGATACTATGGGCAGTACATTCCATCATAGGCCTGAACAACCAGGGGAAGAGCTTGTATCTGATGGTACAGAGGGGATGGTTGAAACAAGAGAGAAGAATTCCATCTACAATGAAGGTTCTAAAGTTGACTCTCCCATGGTTGATGCCATGAAGAAGATTGACAAGGACAAAGTGAAGGCTGCATTggagaaaagaagaaaatctcGAGCTGATAATGCCAAAAAAGTGGATCTGATGGATGATGATGACCTCATCGAGAGGGAGTTGGAACACGGTGTTGAATTAGCAGTTGAGGACGAGAGAAACAAACAGACGGGTCGAAGCTGGTCCAAACCTACTTACCGACAGGAGTCTCATAGTTCTGACCATGTCATGGAGATTGGCTACCACGGGTCTCAGAAGGCGACAGAGAATGCTGAAGAAGGGGAGCTATCAGTGGATAGTCAGGGTATCCATTCACCTGAGTCTagcaacaagaaaagaaaagcagttaGCTCCCCAGGGAAGCATTTCAGTGCGAAGAATGGGTATGACCTCCCACATTATCATGTGCCTTCAAAGCGCCAGGAGACTCGCGAAGACATGCGTAGATTGGAACGTGGCGAGAGGGATCATAAAAGGCTCAGGCAGGAAAATTAG
- the LOC108953111 gene encoding uncharacterized protein LOC108953111, with protein MGKKKAKKRSTLEITGGEGSTTPQGTPRKRGRPRKLAVEDEKEEEEEAEEEEDDDDDDDDGDYDDQVEEPKKREKKQKRVERVAGEEEEQKEAAAAAAASSAAEKKEEVTAGPSQQRHQEKPKRRRRRKSRQPRKSA; from the coding sequence ATGGGAAAGAAGAAAGCCAAGAAGAGATCCACCCTGGAGATCACCGGCGGCGAGGGATCGACGACGCCTCAAGGTACTCCAAGAAAGAGAGGCCGGCCCCGCAAACTAGCAGTAGAggatgagaaagaagaagaggaggaggcagaagaagaagaagatgatgatgatgatgatgatgatggtgattaTGATGATCAAGTGGAAGAAcccaagaagagggagaagaagcagAAGAGGGTGGAAAGGGTtgcaggagaggaagaggagcagaaggaagcagcggcggcggcggcggcatccTCTGCTgcggagaagaaggaagaagtcaCTGCAGGACCGAGCCAGCAACGACACCAGGAGAAGCCCaagagaagaaggaggaggaagagtcgACAGCCTCGTAAGAGTGCTTGA